From the genome of Vigna angularis cultivar LongXiaoDou No.4 chromosome 11, ASM1680809v1, whole genome shotgun sequence, one region includes:
- the LOC108333684 gene encoding mitogen-activated protein kinase kinase kinase 18: MEWTRGFIIGRGSSATVYTATSAHSSTVAAVKTAELSPSNSEKLQREQRILSSLFSPQVVAYKGCNTTEENNTLWFNLFMEYMPFGTLSQEIRRHGGRLSEPTIVNYVRQVLQGLEYLHNKGVVHCDIKGSNILIGEDGAKIGDFGCAKLWNESPVAAIGGTPMFMAPEVARGEEQGYPADVWALGCTVVEMATGFAPWPNLEDPVTVLYRVAYSNEVPEIPSFLSEEAKDFLGKCFRRNPKERWNCSELLKHPFVGELSSNDKDIEQSNSCSPTSILEQSFWNSVEEAECVSDPGNVIQIKSSDESPKGRIRRLALCSGDPIWELDDENWITTRGSEAGASSCEGLDLDVVNIRISDYFCDDYYKSSDVSVEVGSFNFEGGVDEMVIPSTFEFL, translated from the coding sequence ATGGAGTGGACTAGAGGCTTCATCATAGGACGTGGCTCGTCAGCCACCGTCTACACCGCCACCTCCGCCCACTCCTCCACCGTTGCCGCTGTCAAGACTGCAGAGTTATCCCCGTCAAACTCAGAAAAGTTGCAGAGAGAACAGAGGATTCTGTCTTCTCTGTTTTCTCCCCAAGTAGTTGCCTACAAAGGTTGTAACACTACAGAGGAAAACAACACCCTGTGGTTCAACCTCTTCATGGAGTACATGCCCTTTGGAACTCTCTCTCAGGAAATTCGCCGGCACGGTGGTCGGCTCAGCGAGCCGACCATCGTGAACTACGTTCGACAAGTCCTGCAGGGGCTGGAGTACTTGCACAATAAGGGTGTTGTGCATTGTGATATTAAAGGTAGCAACATTTTGATTGGGGAAGATGGGGCCAAGATTGGGGATTTTGGGTGTGCTAAGTTGTGGAATGAGTCTCCGGTGGCGGCGATCGGGGGCACGCCAATGTTCATGGCCCCAGAGGTGGCGCGTGGGGAGGAGCAAGGGTACCCTGCTGATGTATGGGCGCTTGGATGCACTGTGGTTGAAATGGCCACTGGGTTTGCTCCGTGGCCTAATTTAGAAGACCCTGTAACTGTGTTGTACCGCGTTGCATATTCCAATGAAGTTCCTGAGATTCCAAGTTTTCTGTCTGAAGAAGCAAAGGATTTCTTGGGGAAGTGTTTCAGGAGGAATCCTAAAGAGAGGTGGAATTGTAGTGAGCTTCTGAAGCATCCTTTTGTTGGGGAATTGAGTTCCAACGACAAGGATATTGAACAATCTAATTCATGTTCTCCAACAAGTATTCTTGAGCAGAGCTTTTGGAATTCTGTGGAAGAGGCAGAGTGTGTTTCTGACCCTGGCAATGTGATTCAAATTAAAAGCTCTGATGAGTCTCCGAAGGGTAGGATCAGAAGGCTAGCTTTGTGTTCGGGGGATCCAATTTGGGAATTGGATGATGAAAATTGGATCACAACGAGGGGCAGTGAAGCAGGGGCTTCAAGTTGTGAAGGGTTGGATTTGGATGTTGTTAATATTAGAATTAGtgattatttttgtgatgattattataaaagtagtGATGTTAGCGTTGAAGTTGGTAGTTTCAATTTTGAGGGAGGCGTTGATGAGATGGTTATCCCTTCAACATTTGAGTTTTTATAA
- the LOC108333219 gene encoding uncharacterized protein LOC108333219 encodes MLQLLYAVIFAQMFVIVSFLFKTPARKLVIVTLDRVKRGRGPVVVKTVAATLLVVLASSLYSIAKIQRRSLDAPVVNPTDQVLVSKHTLEASLMGFVLFLALMIDRLHHYIRELRLLRKAMEAAKKQSRSFEDGKTVSATEHKALVEEISTLKPQIEKLESECEVKARKAEAMEAEVEALRKQSEGFLMEYDRLLADNQNLRSQLQAIDHSSSHAVNKKTT; translated from the exons ATGTTGCAGCTTCTCTACGCCGTCATTTTCGCCCAAATGTTCGTCATTGTTTCATTCCTCTTCAAAACTCCGGCCAGGAAGCTAGTCATCGTCACATTGGATCGGGTCAAGCGCGGCCGCGGCCCCGTCGTCGTTAAGACCGTCGCCGCCACGCTGCTCGTGGTGCTCGCTTCCTCGCTCTACAGCATCGCCAAGATCCAGCGTCGGAGCCTCGATGCTCCCGTTGTTAACCCCACCGACCAAGTCCTCGTCTCTAAGCACACGCTCGAAGCTTCTCTTATGG GGTTTGTGCTTTTTCTGGCTCTGATGATCGACAGATTGCACCACTACATCAGAGAGCTTCGGTTACTGAGGAAGGCCATGGAAGCTGCTAAGAAACAGAGTCGAAGTTTTGAGGACGGTAAAACTGTGAGTGCAACCGAGCACAAGGCTTTGGTGGAAGAAATTTCGACATTGAAGCCCCAAATTGAGAAGCTGGAATCTGAGTGTGAAGTAAAAGCAAGGAAGGCTGAGGCCATGGAAGCTGAGGTGGAGGCTCTTAGAAAGCAATCTGAGGGGTTTCTTATGGAATATGACCGCCTCTTGGCAGACAATCAGAATCTTCGCAGTCAGTTGCAGGCTATTGACCACAGTTCTTCCCATGCTGTTAACAAAAAGACCACGTGA
- the LOC108334284 gene encoding ATP-dependent helicase rhp16 isoform X1, with the protein MELRSRRRLSNPAVSGTINCSGNEQQPKDDTVVEDETKGQSSNNKDKGVSVMLSDSDVVSGSDSDSDYEDEELVGGSLLDLNKYPFSSISVSDGEDYGSDSSDGDILLFKKAKVPGSRARRKSMNTEKGEPSDVVRVVDREYSMISPVLVPSAFKGTKKRKYTKKGSKGDSRPVLLWNAWEEEQEKWIDQHIAEDFDLDNQSEVMNETAEAPSDLTMPLLRYQREWLAWALKQEHSSSRGGILADEMGMGKTIQAIALVLAKREFQDSCEPDQSIPCSSNLLPAIKGTLVICPVVAVTQWVSEIDRFTLKGSTKVLVYHGANRGRSVDRFADYDFVITTYSVVENEYRKHMMPPKERCPYCGKLFLPSKLMYHQSYFCGPDAVRTEKQSKQAKKKREVTKGKTKECESSKILKGSIKKKGDKMCIDMEDSDAVPVRSDRSFLHAVKWQRIILDEAHYIKSRHCNTAKAVLALDSTYKWALSGTPLQNRVGELYSLIRFLQITPYSYYLCKDCDCRILDHSSKECSVCTHSSVRHFCWWNKYVATPIQSFGNGDSGKRAMILLKHKVLKNIVLRRTKIGRAADLALPPRIVSLRKDCLDIKEQDYYESLYNESQAQFNTYIEANTLMHNYAHIFDLLTRLRQAVDHPYLVVYSQSSGSRSAVMANNATTVEQICGICHEPVEDLVVTSCEHSFCRACLIDYYSTSLGQVSCPACSKLLTVDLTSNKDPGDQVKTTIKGFRSSSILNRIRLENFQTSTKIEALREEIRFMVERDGSAKGIVFSQFTSFLDLINYSLHKSGVSCVQLNGSMSLNARDAAIRRFTEDPDCKIFLMSLKAGGVALNLTVASHVFLMDPWWNPAVERQAQDRIHRIGQYKPIRIVRFVIENTIEERILKLQEKKELVFEGTIGGSSDALGKLTEADLRFLFVT; encoded by the exons ATGGAGCTTCGTTCTCGTCGACGCCTTTCGAATCCCGCAGTGTCTGGTACTATCAATTGTTCCG GGAATGAGCAGCAGCCTAAGGATGATACTGTTGTGGAAGATGAAACCAAGGGCCAGAGTAGCAACAATAAAGACAAAGGTGTTTCCGTTATGTTGTCTGATTCGGATGTAGTTTCTGGTTCCGATTCCGATTCCGATTATGAAG ATGAAGAATTGGTTGGGGGCTCGCTGCTGGACTTGAATAAATATCCATTTTCAAGCATCAGTGTTTCTGACGGAGAAGATTATGGTTCTGATTCATCTGATGGTGACATACTTTTATTCAAGAAGGCAAAGGTTCCGGGGTCCAGAGCGAGAAGAAAGAGTATGAACACAGAAAAAGGAGAACCGAGTGATGTGGTGAGGGTGGTGGATCGTGAATATTCAATGATTTCACCAGTATTGGTTCCATCTGCTTTTAAGGGAACTAAGAAGAGGAAATATACAAAAAAAGGAAGTAAAGGAGATTCTCGTCCAGTGTTGTTGTGGAATGCATGGGAAGAAGAGCAAGAGAAATGGATTGATCAGCATATAGCAGAAGATTTTGACTTAGATAATCAGAGTGAAGTAATGAATGAAACTGCTGAGGCGCCCTCTGATCTGACTATGCCTTTACTTAGATACCAGAGGGAATGGTTAGCCTGGGCTTTGAAACAAGAACATTCTTCAAGTAGAGGTGGAATACTTGCAGATGAAATGGGAATGGGGAAGACTATTCAAGCAATTGCTCTTGTCCTTGCCAAACGTGAATTCCAAGACAGTTGTGAACCAGATCAATCCATACCATGTTCATCCAACCTGTTGCCTGCTATCAAAGGAACACTTGTCATATGTCCAGTGGTTGCTGTTACTCAGTGGGTCAGTGAGATTGATCGTTTTACTTTAAAAGGAAGCACCAAGGTGCTGGTCTATCATGGGGCTAATAGAGGGAGGAGTGTGGATCGATTTGCAGATTATGATTTTGTGATAACTACATACTCTGTTGTTGAGAATGAGTACAGGAAGCATATGATGCCTCCTAAAGAGAGATGCCCATATTgtggaaaattatttttgccAAGTAAGTTGATGTATCATCAAAGCTATTTTTGTGGACCTGATGCTGTTAGAACAGAAAAACAATCAAAGCAAGCTAAGAAGAAAAGGGAAGTTACTAAAGGGAAGACCAAGGAATGCGAAAGTAGCAAGATTTTGAAGGGTTCTATCAAGAAAAAGGGAGACAAAATGTGCATAGATATGGAAGATTCTGATGCTGTACCTGTACGTAGCGATAGGTCATTTCTCCATGCTGTTAAATGGCAAAGGATCATATTGGATGAG GCACACTATATCAAATCTAGACACTGTAACACTGCTAAAGCAGTTCTTGCTTTAGATTCTACCTACAAATGGGCGTTGAGTGGCACTCCCCTTCAGAACCGAGTTGGAGAGCTGTATTCGCTG ATACGATTCCTGCAAATAACTCCTTATTCCTATTACTTGTGCAAGGACTGTGATTGCAGGATTCTTGATCATAG CTCTAAAGAATGTTCAGTCTGCACTCACAGTTCCGTGCGACATTTCTGTTGGTGGAATAAA TATGTTGCCACACCAATTCAATCTTTTGGAAATGGTGATTCTGGGAAAAGAGCTATGATACTGCTTAAACATAAAGTTTTGAAGAACATAGTATTAAGGCGCACAAAAATAGGCAGGGCTGCTGATCTTGCACTTCCACCTAGAATT GTTTCGTTGAGAAAGGATTGCCTAGATATTAAAGAGCAAGACTATTATGAATCGTTATACAATGAAAGTCAGGCACAATTTAATAC ATACATTGAAGCAAATACACTGATGCATAATTATGCTCATATATTTGATCTCCTCACACGGCTGCGTCAG GCTGTTGATCATCCATACCTTGTGGTATATTCTCAAAGTTCAGGTTCAAGAAGTGCAGTTATGGCCAACAATGCTACTACCGTTGAACAAATTTGTGGTATATGCCACGAGCCAGTAGAAGATCTTGTT GTTACCTCCTGTGAGCATTCATTTTGCCGTGCATGCTTGATAGACTACTACTCTACTTCCTTGGGCCAAGTATCATGCCCTGCTTGCTCCAAATTACTTACAGTTGATTTAACATCCAACAAGGATCCTGGGGATCAGGTTAAAACAACAATTAAGGGTTTCAGATCCTCGAGCATTTTGAATAGAATTCGCCTTGAGAACTTTCAGACGAGTACTAAAATAGAGGCTTTG AGAGAAGAAATAAGATTCATGGTCGAAAGGGATGGTTCTGCCAAAGGGATTGTTTTTAGCCAATTCACATCGTTCTTGGATCTTATAAACTACTCTTTACACAAG TCTGGAGTATCTTGTGTTCAGTTGAATGGAAGCATGTCATTGAATGCTAGGGATGCTGCCATTCGAAGATTTACTGAAGATCCAGATTGCAAAATTTTTCTCATGAGCTTGAAGGCTGGGGGTGTTGCACTCAATTTGACGGTAGCTTCACAC GTCTTCCTTATGGACCCTTGGTGGAACCCGGCCGTAGAGCGCCAGGCTCAAGACAGAATTCACCGAATAGGGCAATACAAACCTATAAG AATTGTGAGGTTTGTCATCGAGAACACAATCGAGGAGAGAATTTTGAAACTCCAAGAGAAGAAAGAACTCGTGTTTGAAGG GACTATCGGTGGTTCTTCTGATGCTCTGGGGAAATTGACAGAGGCAGACTTGAGATTTTTGTTTGTTACCTAA
- the LOC108334284 gene encoding ATP-dependent helicase rhp16 isoform X2: MELRSRRRLSNPAVSGNEQQPKDDTVVEDETKGQSSNNKDKGVSVMLSDSDVVSGSDSDSDYEDEELVGGSLLDLNKYPFSSISVSDGEDYGSDSSDGDILLFKKAKVPGSRARRKSMNTEKGEPSDVVRVVDREYSMISPVLVPSAFKGTKKRKYTKKGSKGDSRPVLLWNAWEEEQEKWIDQHIAEDFDLDNQSEVMNETAEAPSDLTMPLLRYQREWLAWALKQEHSSSRGGILADEMGMGKTIQAIALVLAKREFQDSCEPDQSIPCSSNLLPAIKGTLVICPVVAVTQWVSEIDRFTLKGSTKVLVYHGANRGRSVDRFADYDFVITTYSVVENEYRKHMMPPKERCPYCGKLFLPSKLMYHQSYFCGPDAVRTEKQSKQAKKKREVTKGKTKECESSKILKGSIKKKGDKMCIDMEDSDAVPVRSDRSFLHAVKWQRIILDEAHYIKSRHCNTAKAVLALDSTYKWALSGTPLQNRVGELYSLIRFLQITPYSYYLCKDCDCRILDHSSKECSVCTHSSVRHFCWWNKYVATPIQSFGNGDSGKRAMILLKHKVLKNIVLRRTKIGRAADLALPPRIVSLRKDCLDIKEQDYYESLYNESQAQFNTYIEANTLMHNYAHIFDLLTRLRQAVDHPYLVVYSQSSGSRSAVMANNATTVEQICGICHEPVEDLVVTSCEHSFCRACLIDYYSTSLGQVSCPACSKLLTVDLTSNKDPGDQVKTTIKGFRSSSILNRIRLENFQTSTKIEALREEIRFMVERDGSAKGIVFSQFTSFLDLINYSLHKSGVSCVQLNGSMSLNARDAAIRRFTEDPDCKIFLMSLKAGGVALNLTVASHVFLMDPWWNPAVERQAQDRIHRIGQYKPIRIVRFVIENTIEERILKLQEKKELVFEGTIGGSSDALGKLTEADLRFLFVT, translated from the exons ATGGAGCTTCGTTCTCGTCGACGCCTTTCGAATCCCGCAGTGTCTG GGAATGAGCAGCAGCCTAAGGATGATACTGTTGTGGAAGATGAAACCAAGGGCCAGAGTAGCAACAATAAAGACAAAGGTGTTTCCGTTATGTTGTCTGATTCGGATGTAGTTTCTGGTTCCGATTCCGATTCCGATTATGAAG ATGAAGAATTGGTTGGGGGCTCGCTGCTGGACTTGAATAAATATCCATTTTCAAGCATCAGTGTTTCTGACGGAGAAGATTATGGTTCTGATTCATCTGATGGTGACATACTTTTATTCAAGAAGGCAAAGGTTCCGGGGTCCAGAGCGAGAAGAAAGAGTATGAACACAGAAAAAGGAGAACCGAGTGATGTGGTGAGGGTGGTGGATCGTGAATATTCAATGATTTCACCAGTATTGGTTCCATCTGCTTTTAAGGGAACTAAGAAGAGGAAATATACAAAAAAAGGAAGTAAAGGAGATTCTCGTCCAGTGTTGTTGTGGAATGCATGGGAAGAAGAGCAAGAGAAATGGATTGATCAGCATATAGCAGAAGATTTTGACTTAGATAATCAGAGTGAAGTAATGAATGAAACTGCTGAGGCGCCCTCTGATCTGACTATGCCTTTACTTAGATACCAGAGGGAATGGTTAGCCTGGGCTTTGAAACAAGAACATTCTTCAAGTAGAGGTGGAATACTTGCAGATGAAATGGGAATGGGGAAGACTATTCAAGCAATTGCTCTTGTCCTTGCCAAACGTGAATTCCAAGACAGTTGTGAACCAGATCAATCCATACCATGTTCATCCAACCTGTTGCCTGCTATCAAAGGAACACTTGTCATATGTCCAGTGGTTGCTGTTACTCAGTGGGTCAGTGAGATTGATCGTTTTACTTTAAAAGGAAGCACCAAGGTGCTGGTCTATCATGGGGCTAATAGAGGGAGGAGTGTGGATCGATTTGCAGATTATGATTTTGTGATAACTACATACTCTGTTGTTGAGAATGAGTACAGGAAGCATATGATGCCTCCTAAAGAGAGATGCCCATATTgtggaaaattatttttgccAAGTAAGTTGATGTATCATCAAAGCTATTTTTGTGGACCTGATGCTGTTAGAACAGAAAAACAATCAAAGCAAGCTAAGAAGAAAAGGGAAGTTACTAAAGGGAAGACCAAGGAATGCGAAAGTAGCAAGATTTTGAAGGGTTCTATCAAGAAAAAGGGAGACAAAATGTGCATAGATATGGAAGATTCTGATGCTGTACCTGTACGTAGCGATAGGTCATTTCTCCATGCTGTTAAATGGCAAAGGATCATATTGGATGAG GCACACTATATCAAATCTAGACACTGTAACACTGCTAAAGCAGTTCTTGCTTTAGATTCTACCTACAAATGGGCGTTGAGTGGCACTCCCCTTCAGAACCGAGTTGGAGAGCTGTATTCGCTG ATACGATTCCTGCAAATAACTCCTTATTCCTATTACTTGTGCAAGGACTGTGATTGCAGGATTCTTGATCATAG CTCTAAAGAATGTTCAGTCTGCACTCACAGTTCCGTGCGACATTTCTGTTGGTGGAATAAA TATGTTGCCACACCAATTCAATCTTTTGGAAATGGTGATTCTGGGAAAAGAGCTATGATACTGCTTAAACATAAAGTTTTGAAGAACATAGTATTAAGGCGCACAAAAATAGGCAGGGCTGCTGATCTTGCACTTCCACCTAGAATT GTTTCGTTGAGAAAGGATTGCCTAGATATTAAAGAGCAAGACTATTATGAATCGTTATACAATGAAAGTCAGGCACAATTTAATAC ATACATTGAAGCAAATACACTGATGCATAATTATGCTCATATATTTGATCTCCTCACACGGCTGCGTCAG GCTGTTGATCATCCATACCTTGTGGTATATTCTCAAAGTTCAGGTTCAAGAAGTGCAGTTATGGCCAACAATGCTACTACCGTTGAACAAATTTGTGGTATATGCCACGAGCCAGTAGAAGATCTTGTT GTTACCTCCTGTGAGCATTCATTTTGCCGTGCATGCTTGATAGACTACTACTCTACTTCCTTGGGCCAAGTATCATGCCCTGCTTGCTCCAAATTACTTACAGTTGATTTAACATCCAACAAGGATCCTGGGGATCAGGTTAAAACAACAATTAAGGGTTTCAGATCCTCGAGCATTTTGAATAGAATTCGCCTTGAGAACTTTCAGACGAGTACTAAAATAGAGGCTTTG AGAGAAGAAATAAGATTCATGGTCGAAAGGGATGGTTCTGCCAAAGGGATTGTTTTTAGCCAATTCACATCGTTCTTGGATCTTATAAACTACTCTTTACACAAG TCTGGAGTATCTTGTGTTCAGTTGAATGGAAGCATGTCATTGAATGCTAGGGATGCTGCCATTCGAAGATTTACTGAAGATCCAGATTGCAAAATTTTTCTCATGAGCTTGAAGGCTGGGGGTGTTGCACTCAATTTGACGGTAGCTTCACAC GTCTTCCTTATGGACCCTTGGTGGAACCCGGCCGTAGAGCGCCAGGCTCAAGACAGAATTCACCGAATAGGGCAATACAAACCTATAAG AATTGTGAGGTTTGTCATCGAGAACACAATCGAGGAGAGAATTTTGAAACTCCAAGAGAAGAAAGAACTCGTGTTTGAAGG GACTATCGGTGGTTCTTCTGATGCTCTGGGGAAATTGACAGAGGCAGACTTGAGATTTTTGTTTGTTACCTAA
- the LOC108333141 gene encoding uncharacterized protein LOC108333141 isoform X1, protein MMGFGPKFRNFSQFKDPQNTKYLNDEDHTTHKGQTKLQLKMHVAHGQNYESAYYAVINQCFFSYGCWLCFFQAVAVSYAEQVVKLMVSFLMVGKGTDETKKELNTQKMGASLIHKTVTFRDMSL, encoded by the exons ATGATGGGCTTTGGGCCCAAATTCAG AAATTTCAGTCAATTTAAAGATCCACAAAACACCAAATATCTCAATGATGAAGACCACACCACTCACAAAGGACAAACTAAGCTGCAGTTGAAGATGCATGTTGCTCATGGTCAAAACTATGAATCTGCATATTATGCAGTTATCAACCAGTGCTTCTTTTCTTATGGGTGTTGGCTTTGCTTCTTCCAG GCTGTGGCAGTTTCTTATGCTGAACAAGTTGTGAAATTGATGGTTAGTTTCCTCATGGTAGGGAAGGGCACAGATGAAACGAAGAAGGAACTGAACACCCAGAAAATGGGAGCATCATTGATACACAAAACAGTTACTTTCAGAGATATGTCACTTTGA
- the LOC108333141 gene encoding uncharacterized protein LOC108333141 isoform X2, translating into MMGFGPKFSQFKDPQNTKYLNDEDHTTHKGQTKLQLKMHVAHGQNYESAYYAVINQCFFSYGCWLCFFQAVAVSYAEQVVKLMVSFLMVGKGTDETKKELNTQKMGASLIHKTVTFRDMSL; encoded by the exons ATGATGGGCTTTGGGCCCAAATTCAG TCAATTTAAAGATCCACAAAACACCAAATATCTCAATGATGAAGACCACACCACTCACAAAGGACAAACTAAGCTGCAGTTGAAGATGCATGTTGCTCATGGTCAAAACTATGAATCTGCATATTATGCAGTTATCAACCAGTGCTTCTTTTCTTATGGGTGTTGGCTTTGCTTCTTCCAG GCTGTGGCAGTTTCTTATGCTGAACAAGTTGTGAAATTGATGGTTAGTTTCCTCATGGTAGGGAAGGGCACAGATGAAACGAAGAAGGAACTGAACACCCAGAAAATGGGAGCATCATTGATACACAAAACAGTTACTTTCAGAGATATGTCACTTTGA
- the LOC108332333 gene encoding arogenate dehydratase/prephenate dehydratase 1, chloroplastic — protein MAVAIRTSLVVAGLPGSQLGCHNLRNRQHSLTLSWEKHLKSAHKWGGMCVGGTLRIWGDENPWKRTKVVMQVVDHHPMDGDVSRGVHKDLVALPKPLTISDIVGASDADAKVRISYKGRPGSYSEDAALKAYPNCETVSCNDFEEAFKAVELWLADKVILPIENTSGGSLHRSYDLLLRHRLHIVGEVQLSTNLSLLALPGVRTEFLKRVLSHSQALELSDDFLTKLGVARENVDDTASAAQIIASKGLYDAGAIASIRAAEIYGLNVLAERIQDGHEIIRRYLVLARDPIIPKADKPFKTSIVFTLNEGPGVLFKALAVFALRDINLSKIESRPQRNRPLRVVDDSNTGTAKYFDYLFYIDFEASMTEPRAQTSLAHLQEFATFLRVLGCYPIDTTTL, from the exons ATGGCTGTTGCAATTAGAACATCTCTTGTGGTAGCTGGGCTCCCAGGTTCTCAACTTGGGTGTCACAATTTGAGGAACAGACAGCATTCTCTTACACTGAGTTGGGAAAAACATCTGAAGAGTGCACACAAATGGGGTGGGATGTGTGTTGGTGGAACCCTGAGGATTTGGGGGGATGAGAATCCATGGAAGCGGACGAAGGTAGTGATGCAAGTCGTTGATCACCATCCAATGGACGGTGATGTTTCTCGTGGAGTGCATAAAGATTTGGTCGCCCTTCCAA AGCCATTAACCATATCTGATATTGTGGGTGCTTCTGATGCTGATGCTAAAGTACGAATATCATATAAG GGGAGGCCAGGATCATACAGTGAGGATGCTGCACTCAAAGCTTACCCCAACTGCGAAACGGTTTCATGCAACGACTTTGAAGAAGCTTTTAAG GCTGTTGAGTTATGGTTGGCTGACAAGGTTATTCTTCCAATAGAAAATACATCTGGGGGAAGCCTTCATCGGAGCTATGATTTACTTCTGCGCCATAGGCTTCATATTGTTGGTGAGGTGCAGCTGAGTACTAATCTCTCCCTTCTAGCTCTGCCTGGTGTCAGAACAGAGTTCCTAAAACGTGTTCTAAGTCATTCTCAG GCACTGGAATTGAGTGATGATTTCTTAACTAAATTAGGCGTTGCCAGAGAAAACGTTGATGATACAGCTAGTGCTGCTCAG ATTATAGCTTCAAAGGGCCTATATGATGCTGGTGCAATTGCAAGCATTCGAGCTGCAGAAATCTATGGACTTAATGTACTTGCAGAACGAATCCAA GATGGTCATGAAATCATCCGTCGGTATCTCGTGCTTGCTAGGGATCCAATAATCCCAAAAGCTGATAAGCCCTTTAAG ACAAGTATTGTGTTTACGCTGAATGAAGGTCCTGGAGTACTGTTTAAGGCTTTGGCTGTATTTGCATTGAGGGACATAAATTTATCCAAG ATTGAAAGCCGTCCACAAAGAAATAGGCCATTAAGAGTTGTTGATGACTCCAACACGGGAACTGCCAA gTATTTCGATTACCTTTTCTATATTGATTTTGAGGCATCCATGACTGAGCCTCGAGCACAAACTTCTTTAGCACATCTACAG GAATTTGCCACATTTCTTCGGGTGCTGGGCTGCTATCCCATAGATACAACCACACTATAG